The following proteins are encoded in a genomic region of Tenebrio molitor chromosome 7, icTenMoli1.1, whole genome shotgun sequence:
- the LOC138134560 gene encoding uncharacterized protein, which yields MEKPTILVLGGCGFVGRNLVSFLVSGDHASAIRVVDKVPPQVAWMNDDCQKYFQSPIVEFKSANLINPESCKNAFSSDFCWDFVINCAGETKLGQTDPVYEEGILKLSLNCAKEAALRNAKHYVELSSGKMNSCEKVPHKEDGTVEPWSYIGKWKRQVEKQIGDIPNLKYTILRLATVYGLGDRTGLTPRIIVAAIYKHLGETMKLLWNADLKINTVHVTDVSRAIWFVCNRDDTAGKIYNVVDDADSSQGSISNILSELFGVKVDFCGNIVSAVVDLEGAADDANDKHLVPWAEVCRQDNIQNTPLTPHMDPELLLHKHLRLNGAKLKDLGFTVSVPAPTVTNIKEVLDDYITMKVFPFSLAP from the exons ATGGAGAAGCCAACAATTTTAGTACTGGGAG GTTGCGGCTTCGTCGGCCGAAATCTGGTGTCTTTTTTGGTGTCCGGCGACCACGCCAGTGCAATAAGAGTGGTCGATAAAGTCCCACCCCAAGTCGCCTGGATGAACGACGACTGCCAGAAGTACTTCCAAAGTCCCATTGTGGAGTTCAAAAGTGCCAACCTAATCAATCCTG AATCGTGTAAAAACGCGTTCAGTTCCGATTTTTGTTGGGATTTCGTGATTAACTGTGCTGGGGAGACCAAACTGGGTCAGACTGACCCGGTCTACGAAGAGGGTATCTTGAAGTTGAGTTTGAACTGTGCGAAAGAGGCGGCGCTGCGCAACGCCAAGCACTACGTCGAGTTGTCTTCTGGGAAGATGAATTCTTGCGAAAAAGTGCCGCACAAAGAAGACGGGACCGTCGAGCCTTGGTCGTACATTGGCAAGTGGAAGCGTCAG GTCGAGAAACAAATCGGCGATATTCCAAATCTGAAGTACACCATTTTGAGACTGGCTACGGTGTACGGGTTGGGGGACCGCACGGGACTCACCCCTAGGATCATCGTCGCCGCCATCTACAAACACCTAGGCGAAACGATGAAACTGCTCTGGAACGCCGACTTAAAAATCAACACTGTGCACGTTACGGACGTTTCTAGAGCGATTTGGTTCGTCTGCAACAGGGACGACACCGCCGGAAAAATTTACAACGTCGTTGACGACGCCGACTCCAGTCAGGGCTCCATTTCGAACATCTTGTCCGAATTGTTCGGCGTCAAAGTCGACTTCTGCGGCAACATCGTGTCTGCCGTTGTCGACCTAGAGGGCGCTGCGGACGACGCCAACGACAAACACTTAGTGCCTTGGGCTGAGGTTTGCAGACAGGACAACATACAAAATACTCCTCTGACGCCCCACATGGATCCAGAGCTGCTTCTGCACAAACACTTGAGACTGAACGGGGCCAAACTGAAGGATTTGGGCTTCACGGTGAGCGTCCCCGCGCCGACCGTTACTAACATCAAGGAGGTCCTCGACGATTACATCACCATGAAAGTCTTTCCATTTTCTCTCGCTCCGTAA
- the Tango10 gene encoding BTB/POZ domain-containing protein 17, whose translation MDRHGDCGEPSMKNRRKCSPQLNDNSCQIMVDNSENVLNILRNLYVERQMCDVALLVGNREHYAHRLILCAFSDVFQAMLMKPEWCEWHESKVKLQELLPECEKVFHLFLEYFYTGKILITHTNVMPILALADKYIVKGLSRLCVQYMCKHVPHAASHNQLFLWLQYSIPCGHVEVAEKCQNYIKWNIESIANTPDFSNIDTEMLIKLLHENDVIVYNEMVLYNCVVRWLELQKIRLYNLEISAAELEEHMSGLVKSVMMFIRFPMMSPRELADLLLSPLIKQHKEFFVDRMAIGMTYHSGQQEQIEKISATEEGKLLFTPRLYTSDIYSAVMVIENFNSLPCYHTSTFVFSSHMSAADCESDKINDWVVDLYPKGVWFKKCYLIVWQGTLEVPEEIISTVRLSLTCRDLFEPKIKVKVAVLIYGIQGGVEHVMEVREKIHHFTADDKVMNIDSLIPFAELNPSASNHSHESPYLIGPNRNQLKLNVVITSLN comes from the exons ATGGACCGACACGGCGATTGTGGAGAGCCCTCGATGAAAAACAGGCGAAAATGTTCGCCGCAACTGAACGACAACTCTTGCCAAATAATG GTGGACAACTCTGAAAATGTGCTGAATATATTGAGAAATCTATACGTGGAGAGACAAATGTGCGATGTGGCTTTGTTAGTCGGTAACAGGGAGCACTACGCCCACCGACTCATTCTTTGTGCTTTCAGCGACGTGTTCCAA GCCATGCTCATGAAGCCTGAGTGGTGTGAGTGGCACGAAAGTAAAGTCAAGCTTCAGGAATTGCTGCCTGAGTGCGAGAAAGTGTTCCACTTGTTCttagaatatttttatacaggaAAAATCTTGATCACACACACTAACGTTATGCCTATTCTCGCCCTCGCCGACAAATATATAGTCAAG GGGTTGTCAAGACTGTGCGTGCAGTACATGTGCAAACATGTACCCCACGCCGCCTCCCACAATCAGTTGTTCCTCTGGTTGCAATACTCCATCCCTTGCGGACACGTCGAAGTGGCGGAAAAATGCCAAAACTACataaaatggaacatagaatCGATAGCGAACACTCCCGATTTCAGCAACATAGACACGGAGATGCTGATAAAGCTTCTCCACGAGAACGACGTGATAGTCTACAATGAAATGGTGCTTTACAATTGCGTGGTCAGGTGGTTAGAGTTGCAAAAAATTCGATTGTATAATCTCGAGATCTCCGCCGCAGAACTGGAAGAACACATGAGCGGTTTGGTTAAAAGCGTCATGATGTTCATCAGGTTTCCGATGATGTCGCCGCGCGAGCTGGCCGACCTGCTCTTGTCGCCGCTGATAAAGCAACACAAAGAGTTCTTCGTCGACAGAATGGCCATCGGGATGACCTACCACTCGGGACAGCAGGAACAAATCGAGAAAATCAGCGCGACGGAAGAGGGAAAGTTATTGTTCACGCCCCGCCTCTACACGTCAGACATCTACAGCGCCGTTATGGTAATCGAAAATTTCAACAGCCTGCCCTGTTACCACACGAGTACGTTTGTTTTCTCGTCACACATGTCAGCAGCAGACTGCGAATCGGACAAGATTAACGATTGGGTGGTAGATCTGTATCCCAAAGGGGTGTGGTTCAAAAAGTGCTATCTGATCGTGTGGCAGGGCACGCTCGAAGTCCCCGAAGAGATAATCTCGACGGTGAGGTTGTCGCTGACGTGCCGCGACCTCTTCGAGCCGAAGATCAAGGTGAAAGTGGCCGTGCTGATCTACGGCATCCAGGGAGGCGTCGAGCACGTCATGGAGGTCAGAGAGAAAATCCACCATTTCACCGCCGACGACAAAGTCATGAACATCGACAGCTTGATTCCTTTCGCAGAGCTTAATCCCAGCGCTTCGAACCACAGCCACGAGAGCCCCTACCTGATAGGACCCAATAGGAATCAGCTCAAGCTGAACGTGGTCATTACATCTCTGAACTGA